In Deltaproteobacteria bacterium, the genomic window CCGCAGCCCTTTTCCGTCAGAAAGGGGCAGGTTTTTTCCGCGTTTTCGGCCATTGAGAGCAAAACCGACGGAAAGGATTCGCCGGGGCGAAGAACGATGTCGGCGTGGCGGTCGAGAAACTCGCCGGAGCTTATGCCGAGGTTTTTCCGAAGCCGTATGACATCGTATGGATAAAGGAAAAGATTGAGGTTCCTGCAGCAGAGGTTGAAGCAGGTTAATTCCGGCCTGCATTCAAAGCAGAAGGTGTCGCCGGGTTTCAATATTTTGCCGCCCCGGTTTTCCAGGTCTTGTTCGGAAATCTCCTTCATGGCTCCTCCAAGGGCGGGGCGAACATGGCTATGGTTTCGGCCACGCTCAGGCGAATTCTTCCGCTAAACGAAAGGGATGAGCGCAAATCCTTCTCCAGGGCCGCCAGACGGCGGTAAAATGGCGTGCGGTCAAGGGCGGGCTCTTGGGCTGCGGACGACCGCCGCCCGAAAATTTCGCAGCCCGGACCCTGTTGAACGATGCCGTGGGGAAGGGTCATTTTCCAGCTCAGCCCGTGCAGGCGGCAGATCATGGGCCGGTGCGCGTAGGCCGCGCAGCGCCCGTCAAAATTCAGTGGGCACCAGGCCCGAAAGGGGCCTTCTGTGTCGTTATGGATTTTCAGCGCCTCAAGCACATCCTGCGCCTTTTGAGCCGAAAGGCTTCTGGCATTTTCCGGCAGGCGGCAAAATCCGTCGTAAATGGCCAGAACCTCGGCCAGGGTGTGATGGTGAAACCAGGTCAAGCAACAGTTGTCTTCGCAGCCGGTGCAGGCAAAGCCCGTATCCGACGACGCCTTTTCGTAGGCCGCGTCCATTTCGGCAAAAAGGCCCCAAAGGGCGGCCCGGAATTCCGGCGGCTCCATTTTCGACAGGGCGGGGATATCCATTCAGCCCTCTCAGAAGCGCGGAGTGGGGAAAAAGAGCGATTTGTAGAGGTCCAGGGCGTAGCGGTCGGTCATTGAGGCTACGAGATCGCACACGCTCCGGCGGTCCGGCACGGCCTTTTCCGGTTCGGAAGAAAGCTCCAGATCGGCCAGGCAGCGCCTGAACTGGGCCACGTTTTCCCTGTCCAGAAGGTACAGGAATAGCTCCACCAGAATTTTTTTGGCCTTCACGAATTCGCTGTGGACCTTTGGGGAGCGGTACACGTTGTCGTAAAGAAAGCTGCGAAGCATCAGCATGGCCTCATCCACCGGCTTGGAAAACCTGAGGCAAAACGCGCCGGATTCCTCGCGTGACGTGAAAACAAGGTCGTGGATCATGGTGGTGACCCGCACGGAATGGCTGCTGCCAAGGGTTTCCACGCACCGGAGGGGAATCTGGTCAGGGCTTATAACCCTGCTTCGCACTGCGTCGTCCAGATCGTGGTTGAGATAGGCCATGACGTCGCTAAGCCTCACCACCGCGCCTTCCAGGGTGTGCGGCATTTCGCAGGCGTCCGTGGGCAGAATCGTACCGAAGCCCTTGGAGTGCTTCAGGATTCCGTCCCGCACCTCATATGACAGGTTGAGCCCCGCCCCCCGGTGCTCCAGAAGGTCCACCACCCGAAGGCTCTGCTCGTTGTGGGCGAAATCCTCCGAGAAGATTTCCTTCAAAGCCATTTCCCCGCCGTGGCCGAAGGGCGTGTGGCCAAGGTCGTGGCCCATGGCTATGGCCTCGGTTAAGTCCTCGTTCAGGCGCATGGCCCGCGCTATGGTGCGGGCTATCTCGGAAACCTCCAGGGTATGCGTGAGGCGCGTGCGGTAATGGTCGCCAAGGGGTGAAAGAAAGACCTGGGTCTTGTGCTTCAGCCTTCTAAATGCGTTGGAATAGACTATGCGATCGCGGTCGCGCTGAAAGGCTGTGCGCAGGAGGCAGGGCTCCTCGTGGCGTTTCCGGCCCTTTGAGTCGGCGCTGGCGCAGGCGAAGGGCGAGAGAAATGTCTTTTCCCTGGCCTCGAAATCCTCACGAATGGTCATCAAACACTGTCTCCCGATATACATTCATGTCCAATGCTACGGATTGCATACGGGGCGCTTTTTGTAAAGCGGGATTTCTTTACTTGGCGCGCGGAAAAGGTTATGGTGAACTGAACCTCACTTACGACAGATGATCAATATCAATGGACTCGCACGTCTACATCTTCGGAACACTGACCGACGTTCTTACGGGCGAAACCCTCACGGACACCCACGACGAACGTTATCGCCAGGAGCTCGCCCGCTTTCTTCTTGACGAAAAAGGATACCGGAAAGAAGGCCTTGAGCCCCGCGTCAGCATCCGTCTCGAAAACCTTGGGCGCTGCGCCGAGGTCCTGGTGGACATCGCGGCCAGGATGGACGGGCACATTCTCATGATCCTTCGCTACGGGCCGGGCTCCCTGGTCACCCGCGAACGCCCCGCCATTGCCGCCTCCCGCCTGGTTGCCCCGTATCAGGTCCCTGTGGTGGTGGTGACGAACGGAGAGGATGCGGAGATCATTGACGGACGAACGGGAAAAATTACGGGAAGCGGGCTTCCGGCCATTCCGTCAAGGGATGAACTGGCGGCCCTGGCGCAGGTTTTCATCCCCGTCCCCGTCAGTGAAAAACAGAAAGACGCCGAACGCAGGATACTTTTCACCTACGAGGCGGTGGGGGCGTGCAATTGTGATGACGGCGGCTGTAAAATCTGACCCGAAGGAGACGATCATGCTTCTTTCCCTGGGTGAAAAACTCGCCATGAACAACCCCATCCGGGCAGCCATCCAGCGCCATTACGAGGCTCGGCAGTTCCTCAAACTTGGCGGGCCGACAAAAGGCGCGAGAGCCCTTGAAATGGGCTGCGGCCAGGGAGTGGGTGCGGAAATCATTTTTGATGTTTTCGGTGCCGGAAAGGTTGACGCCTTTGATCTCGACCCGGACATGGTGGCCCGCGCACGGCGAAGACTTGCCCGCTTCGGGGACCGGGTGCGCCTTTTCACCGGCGACGCGGAGCGCATGGAGGCCGCAGACGCAAGCTACGACGCCGTGTTCGATTTCGGCATCATCCACCATGTTCCGGGCTGGAAAATGGCCGTGGCAGAGGCCTTCCGGGTGTTGAAGCCAGGCGGGCGGTTCTACACCGAGGAGGTTTACAGGCCCTTTACGGCCAATTTTCTGGTAAGGGCCGTTGCCGAGCATCCCCAAGAGGCCGAATTCACACACGACGAATACGGAAAAGCCCTTTCAGCGGCGGGCTTCAAAATAATCGGGCAGGAGCGCCTACTGTCCCTTTTCGGCTGGTTCGTGGCGCAAAAACCATGAACGGGGATTCAAAGGATGCCGGGTAAACTTTTCAGCGCGGAAGAAAGCGCCGGTCACGGCCATTTCATGGGCATGGCCATCAAACTCGCCGAAGAGGCGCTCGACCGGGGGGAGTTTCCGGTGGGCTGCGTACTGGTGCACGAAGGGCGCGTCGTGGCGGACGGACGCCGGGACGGCACCTCCTCCTGCCTTGCCAACGAGGTAGACCACGCCGAAATGGTGGCTCTTCGCAAGGTGGAGCCTCTTCTTGCACGAGGCCATGTTACAGCACCCGGTATTATCTGCTATTCCACCCTTGAACCCTGCCTTATGTGCTATGCATCGCTTCTGATTCACGGAATCACGAGAATGGTGTATGCTTACGAAGATGCAATGGGCGGCGGATGCGCCTGTGACCTCACGGTTCTGCCTCCTCTTTACAGCGGCATCAGCCCCGTGATCGCGCAGGGTGTCATGAGGCGCGAAAGCCTTGCCCTGTTTCAAAAATTCTGGTCGGACGAAAAAAATTCCTATCTTAAAGACTCCTTCCTGTGCCGCTACACCATGAATTTGCCACACTGACCCTGATGTCGATTTTCCCCTTTGGTGAAAATTTCAAAACTGCATCATTCCGTTCAAAAAGCTCTCACGGAAGTTTCGGATGACAAGCCGCCACAATCGGGCCTTTGTTTCATCCTGAAAATGCGCCGAATGGCGGGCGGGTTCCAATTCAATACACATCGTGCAATTCGAATTAGATTCCATTCATTACGGGGAGAAGGGTTTAGTTCCATTTTTCAAACTCCAGAACCGTTGGAGGAAGATTGCAGTATTTCTCCCTTCGGCCAGATTCTTTTAAAAAATGGAAAAAAACCATGCCCCGCTTAATATCGACTCGGATTTTTCCATTTCAGTCAGGCTTACGAAATTACCGTTTTATTTCCAAACAATGATTGAAAATTGTTGATTTACTGTTGACAATTCATTGCCGCAACGATTAATAATATATGGATGAAATGTTTTTCCCGGTTAATCTTATGTTCGGCAAACACATCATACTAGAAAGGAACCTTCCGATGGCGAAGACCCTCACTGAAATGGCTGCGGAAATCATTGCGGCAAAGGCGGCCCGCTCCGACATGAACCAGGACGCCCTTAACGACGCCCTTAACGCCACTTTCAACGCCCTTGCGCAACTGCGGAACAAGGAAGAATCCCAGGATCAGACCGAAACCGTTTCAGACGCCTCCGACGAGGAGATGGACGCCCTGGTGGAACTGCGCAAGACCCCCAAGCGCTCCATCCGCAAGAACAAGGTGATCTGCCTGGAATGCGGCCAGGAGTTCAAGCAGCTCACCAACGGGCATCTCAAGGAACATGGCCTGACCACCAAGGAATACCGCAAGAAGTGGGGCTTCACCGCCCGCCAGCCCCTAAGCTCCCAGAATCTTTCCGCCAAGCGCAGGAAGAGCGCCGAGGAGCGCGGCCTGGGCGAAAAGCTCAAGCTGGCCCGCCAGCAGAAGGCGGCAAACGCGGAATCCACCGGGAAAAAAGGCGGCAGGAAAAAGGCCTCCAAAAAATCCGAGTGATCCGGGTTTCAGCAGATCAATAGATCAAAAAACCTGTCCGGGGCTTCCCGGACAGGTTTTTTACTGCGCTCCAATTGTCCGCATCGTTGACAGAAAACGGGTATTTAAGGTATTAACGCGCCATGCAGGAATTATCGCAATACACCTTCAAGAATGAGGAGCCCTCCTGGTACGACAGGCCGAGGATTCTTGTGGGCCTGGTCCTGGCGCTCTCGTTCCTGTTTCATTTTTCCATTCTGGGTCTTCTTGCAAGCCTCTACACCAAGCCCGATTACCGGTCCATCTGGTGGGTTCCGACCCTTTTGGGCATTTTGAGCCTGACGCTTGTGGTGCGCCTCTGCCTTCATCTCTACCGGAATCATCTCCCCAAATCCATCGACAGTTAACTCACTGACTTTGCTGTGCGGGCGTTCGTGAGAAACGACCCTTGCCAGCCCCTTGGGCGGCTATTTCCCCAAAACGCTTTCGCCCGGCTGTACCACGCCTTTCGGCACGGGCAGCGTTCTTTCGCCTCCCAGGATATAGCCTCCGGCCAGCACCAGCGTCCCGCCGGTCATGAACGGCGCGTCATTTACAAGGAAGCGCACCGCACCCGTTACGTCGTCAAGGCCTCCCGTGCGGTTCAAAAGGGTGTGATCGAGTATCGCCCGCCTTTCATCCTCGGTCAGAATATCCCATCCCCTGGTTTCGGGACCGTGGCGGGTATCAAAAAAACCCAGCATGATCTCGTTGACCCGAACTTCCGGCGCTCCCATCCTGGCCCATGTGCGGGTGAGAACCGAAATCCCCGCGTTGGCGGAGGAATACCCCTCCGCGAATACCGGGGCCGCCGGGCCGCTGCGCCCCACTATTCCCGCGATGGACGAGACGTTCACGACACAGGCGTTTTCGCTTTTCCTCAAATGCGGAAGCGCAGCCTCGAAGGCCCACCGTTTGGCCCGAAGCGTTGTGGCGAACTCCAGGTCCCACTGCTCCTCGGTGTAGGGGCCGTGGACAGCGGGCCAGCCGCCTCGCTCGATGTTGTTGACGAGAACGTTGAGCCCCCCGAAACGCCTTGCAACGGAGTCCACTGTTTCCGCTATTTTTGCGGTCTCCCTCAGATCGGCCCGAAGGATGAGGAAGTCGTCCGTAACCGCCTTCAGGTCCCGTTCGAGGGCAGGAAGGAAACTTTCCCAGTCGTGCCAGATAACGGCCACCTTCGCGCCGCTCCGGGCCAGATCGAGCGCAATAGCCTTGCCCACGCCTTTTACGCCCCCAAGCACAAGGGCTCTTCCGCCTTGCATCTCCATAAACCGAAGCCCTCTATTAGGTTGACTTTATTCGGCAATTCGTGAGAGTCGGAGGATATTTCAAAAGGCTATCCCATATGGCTCGTTCAGTCAATGCCGGAAGGCCCGGCAAGGTCTTAAAAGCGCGGCGCGAAACAAAAAATCACCTTGACAAACCCCCGGTCCGATGGTTAATAGGGCTTTCTAGTTTTTCTGAATAGGTATTCAGTAAGCGTTATTAATTGAATGAACGTTGTTACGCGGCGGTAATGCCCGCGTTTTGATAGGACAGACCCATAAAAATTCTGGTCGGCGCCCATCCTGGCGGCCCAAAGCGGCTGGCGGGTTTCGTGAGTCAGCCAATAGGCTCATGGCGGATTTGACAGGGATTTCAAAAGGGTTTGTCCAAGGTTTTCGACCCCGGCGGGTATGCAGGCCCGCATGGGAAGGATGCGTATTTCAGGAATTTTCGTGTTGAAGGCGGGTGGGGCAACCTCCGCCGGAAGCATAACCAACAGCCGTAGCGAGCTATTGCGCGCGGCGAAAACCTCAAGGAGGAAGACCGTATGCCGAGTTTTGTCATTTATGAAAAATGCGACGGGTGCAAGGGCGGCGACAAGACCGCGTGCATGTACATCTGCCCCAACGACCTCATGGTGCTTGATCCCACCGCCATGAAGGCCTACAATCAGGAGCCCGATCAGTGCTGGGAATGCTTCTCCTGCGTAAAGATCTGCCCCCAGCAGGCCATCGAAGTTCGCGGCTATGTCGATTTCGTGCCCATGGGCTCCAACATCATGCCCCTTATGAGCTCCGAAGACGTGCTGTGGACCTGCAAGTTCAGAAACGGTCTCGTCAAGAGGTTCAAGTTCCCCATCCGCACCACCCCTGAAGGCCAGGCCAACGCCTATGCATCCCTCGTGGGCAAGGACATCGAATCCCAGCTTCTTTCCAACGAAGAGGCCGAGGGTTACGCCATTCCCCGCCCCAAGGCACTGGTGTAACGAGAGCGTGGCCGCCTTGGCGGCTTTCGGTTAAAAAGGTAAAAGACACCATTTTATATAGATTTCCCTGCGAACGAGGAGGATTACGCTATGGCTATTCCGAACAAACCCCTTGGCGAGCTCAAGGCTGACATCAATCCGGCTGTTGAAGAGCGCGAAGTGGACGTTCTCATCGTCGGCGGCGGCATGGCCGCCTGCGGCTCCGCTTTTGAAGTAAAAAAATGGAGCAAGGATCTCAAGGTTCTTCTTATCGACAAGGCCGCTCTCGAGCGCTCCGGCGCAGTGGCCCAGGGCCTTTCCGCCATCAACACCTACATCGGCGAAAACGCTCCCGACGACTACGTCCGCATGGTCCGCAACGACCTTATGGGCCTTGTTCGCGAAGACCTCATTTTCGACCTGGGCTGCCACGTTGACGACTCCGTCCATCTTTTCGAAGAATGGGGCCTCCCGGTCTGGAAAAAAGACGAAGCCGGCAAGAACCTGGACGGCAACAAGGGCCGCAAGATGGGCACCTTGAAGTCCGGCGCCAAGCCCGTCCGCACGGGCAAGTGGCAGATCATGATCAACGGCGAGTCCTACAAGCGCATCGTGTCCGAAGCCGCCAAGCTGGCCCTCGGCATGGACAACATCCTTGAGCGCGTTTTCATCGTCGAGCTTCTGCTTGACAAGAACGTCGAAAACCAAGTTGCAGGCGCTGTGGGCTTCTCCGTCCGCGAAAACAAAGTGTACATCATCAAGGCCAAGACCATGATGGTTGCATGCGGCGGCGCGGTCAACATCTACATGCCGCGTTCACAGTACGAAGGCAAGGGCCGCGCATGGTACCCCGT contains:
- a CDS encoding YkgJ family cysteine cluster protein, translated to MDIPALSKMEPPEFRAALWGLFAEMDAAYEKASSDTGFACTGCEDNCCLTWFHHHTLAEVLAIYDGFCRLPENARSLSAQKAQDVLEALKIHNDTEGPFRAWCPLNFDGRCAAYAHRPMICRLHGLSWKMTLPHGIVQQGPGCEIFGRRSSAAQEPALDRTPFYRRLAALEKDLRSSLSFSGRIRLSVAETIAMFAPPLEEP
- a CDS encoding class I SAM-dependent methyltransferase, producing MLLSLGEKLAMNNPIRAAIQRHYEARQFLKLGGPTKGARALEMGCGQGVGAEIIFDVFGAGKVDAFDLDPDMVARARRRLARFGDRVRLFTGDAERMEAADASYDAVFDFGIIHHVPGWKMAVAEAFRVLKPGGRFYTEEVYRPFTANFLVRAVAEHPQEAEFTHDEYGKALSAAGFKIIGQERLLSLFGWFVAQKP
- a CDS encoding type I restriction enzyme HsdR N-terminal domain-containing protein, whose translation is MDSHVYIFGTLTDVLTGETLTDTHDERYRQELARFLLDEKGYRKEGLEPRVSIRLENLGRCAEVLVDIAARMDGHILMILRYGPGSLVTRERPAIAASRLVAPYQVPVVVVTNGEDAEIIDGRTGKITGSGLPAIPSRDELAALAQVFIPVPVSEKQKDAERRILFTYEAVGACNCDDGGCKI
- a CDS encoding SDR family oxidoreductase — its product is MEMQGGRALVLGGVKGVGKAIALDLARSGAKVAVIWHDWESFLPALERDLKAVTDDFLILRADLRETAKIAETVDSVARRFGGLNVLVNNIERGGWPAVHGPYTEEQWDLEFATTLRAKRWAFEAALPHLRKSENACVVNVSSIAGIVGRSGPAAPVFAEGYSSANAGISVLTRTWARMGAPEVRVNEIMLGFFDTRHGPETRGWDILTEDERRAILDHTLLNRTGGLDDVTGAVRFLVNDAPFMTGGTLVLAGGYILGGERTLPVPKGVVQPGESVLGK
- a CDS encoding nucleoside deaminase, which encodes MPGKLFSAEESAGHGHFMGMAIKLAEEALDRGEFPVGCVLVHEGRVVADGRRDGTSSCLANEVDHAEMVALRKVEPLLARGHVTAPGIICYSTLEPCLMCYASLLIHGITRMVYAYEDAMGGGCACDLTVLPPLYSGISPVIAQGVMRRESLALFQKFWSDEKNSYLKDSFLCRYTMNLPH
- a CDS encoding MucR family transcriptional regulator, which produces MAKTLTEMAAEIIAAKAARSDMNQDALNDALNATFNALAQLRNKEESQDQTETVSDASDEEMDALVELRKTPKRSIRKNKVICLECGQEFKQLTNGHLKEHGLTTKEYRKKWGFTARQPLSSQNLSAKRRKSAEERGLGEKLKLARQQKAANAESTGKKGGRKKASKKSE
- a CDS encoding deoxyguanosinetriphosphate triphosphohydrolase; this encodes MTIREDFEAREKTFLSPFACASADSKGRKRHEEPCLLRTAFQRDRDRIVYSNAFRRLKHKTQVFLSPLGDHYRTRLTHTLEVSEIARTIARAMRLNEDLTEAIAMGHDLGHTPFGHGGEMALKEIFSEDFAHNEQSLRVVDLLEHRGAGLNLSYEVRDGILKHSKGFGTILPTDACEMPHTLEGAVVRLSDVMAYLNHDLDDAVRSRVISPDQIPLRCVETLGSSHSVRVTTMIHDLVFTSREESGAFCLRFSKPVDEAMLMLRSFLYDNVYRSPKVHSEFVKAKKILVELFLYLLDRENVAQFRRCLADLELSSEPEKAVPDRRSVCDLVASMTDRYALDLYKSLFFPTPRF
- the aprB gene encoding adenylyl-sulfate reductase subunit beta; the protein is MPSFVIYEKCDGCKGGDKTACMYICPNDLMVLDPTAMKAYNQEPDQCWECFSCVKICPQQAIEVRGYVDFVPMGSNIMPLMSSEDVLWTCKFRNGLVKRFKFPIRTTPEGQANAYASLVGKDIESQLLSNEEAEGYAIPRPKALV